CCAACGGCGACAAGCAGCGCGGCGACGAACAACTTGAGCGGGGAATCGGACATGGTCAACCTCCTTGGGGTGACGGGACGAGGGGGGGCAAATCAATCGGGCGTCAGCGCGGCGCGGGACGCAGAACGTCCTGGCGCAGAATCCGAATTTCGGCCTTGCTTTGCAATTCGGCCACAAAGGCCTGCATGAACTCGCGTCGGCGGGACTGGAGCAGGGCTTCGCGCCACTCGTCCTGTTCGGCGATCCATTGTTCTTCCGATGGGGCGATGCGCTCCTGGACCCGGGCGACGATGAACGCGTCCTGCATCTCGTAGACCTGGAGAAGCCAGTCGCCAACCGGGGCACCGAAGGCGTCCGCCCCCAGGTTCGGGTGAAAGCCCAGGCCGGGAATGAAGCCCTGGCGACCGAAAGGGGCGCTGGTTCGCAGCTCACTGGGTATCTCCGAGGCTTCGGCGGTAATCGATTCCAGAGCCTGTTCGGCCTTGGCCCGTGCGGCTTCCTTGGCCTTCTCCATGCGTAACTGGGCTACGACCCGTTCCCGGACTTCTTCCAGAGGACGAACTCGCTGGGGTTCGAAGTCGATGCGCTGGGCCAGCAGATAGCCGTCGGCCATGAGGATCGGGGTCTGGGTAATGGCCCCGTCCTGGAGCCCGAAAAGCACGGCCACTGCTTCCGGCGACAGGTCCAGGCCGACAGGGGACTGGCCCATGGGAAAGAACTCCGAGGTTTGAAGCTGGAGGTCGAGGTTCTCAGCTGCTTTTTCCAAAGATTCGCCAATGATGATCTGCTCCATTGCCAGGTCCAGGGTCTCGGGCAGCCGCTCCAGGGCATGTTCCTCGGCCAGTCTGGCGCGGATGGTCGCGGCTACTTCCTCCAGGGGCACGACACCGCTTTCCCGGAGGTCCTCAAGCAGGATCAGGTGCCACCCGAACGGGCTGCGCACCGGCTCGCTGAGCTGACCGGGCTCAAGTGCAAAGGCCGCGTCCTCGAACTCGGGAACCATCTCCCCGCGTCCGAACCAGCCCAAATCGCCGCCTTGAGCCGCGGTGGCGTCTTGTGAGTGCTCCCGGGCCATGTCCGCAAAGGACTCCCCGGCCTGAATCCGGACCAACACCTCCAGCAATTCCTCTCGGGCCTTCTCTTGGGCCTCTTCCGTGCCGTCCTCGGGAGAGATCAGGATATGTCGGGCCCTGACCTGCTCCGGAAGGGCGTATTCATGGGCCATGGCGGTATAGAAGTCCTCGATTTCCTCCTGGGTGACGCGGGTGGGATCGGCCAGTTCGGAAGGGCTGATGTTCAGGTAGGCAATTTGAATACGGGCCGGAACCTGAAAGGTGTTCAGTTGCGACTGGTAGTGGGCTTCCACGGCTTCCTCGTCGACATCGAAGTCGTCCAGTTCCGTGGTCCAGGGGAACGAAAGATATTCCAGGACGGCTTCTTCTTGCGCAAAGGTAAAAATGTCCCGGACTTCCTGGTCGGAAACCGCGGCGGGGAGGGCGATGAAGTCCTGGAGGCGCTGGATGACCAAGTCGCCGCGGAAGTCGCGTTCGAACTGGGCGGGAGTCAGGTTATGGGCCCGCAGAACCGCCTGGTATTGGGCCGGGTCAAAACGGTCCTTAAGGTCGTGGAAGACCTGCATGGCGGTAATGGCCTGGCGCAGTTCCTGGGCGGAAACATTCAGGCCCAGCCGGGCGGCCTCCTGCTCCATGAGCTTGGCATTGACCATCTGGCCGAAAATCTGTCCCCGGAAATCCATCCGCTCCAGCTCGTCCACGCTAACGTTCGGGTTCTCCTGGCGCAGGTTGTCCAGCGTCTGCCGGTAGACCCGTTGAAAGTCTTCCAGGAACAGAGGGCTGCCGTCGATTTCGGCCAGGACGTCGCCCCGCTCGCTGCGGAAGCTGCCGACCCCCCAGAAGACGAACACCAGGATGATGATCCCGAATATGACCTTTACGCCCCAGGACTGGGCGTTGCGACGAATGGCGTCAAGCATTGCTGCTCCTTGATGTGTTGTCCCGCTGTGTGAGCACGCGGGAATAAAAGATTGATTCTATTTCTTGAGGGCCTTGATCTGGTTCAGGAGCCCGCCAAATTTGATAATCTCAAGTTCCTTGGGGGTCAAATCATGCCGGACCGGGATGGCTTGGCCGTCCTGGGTGGCCAGGGTCGTTTCCGGACCCGCGAACAGGTTGGCAGCGGTCAGTTCAACGGTTTGTCCCTGAGTCATCCGGTCGTGATCCGCCGGATCGACGAAGACCAGGGGCAGAATGCCGAAGTTGATCAGGTTGGCCTTGTGAATCCGGGCAAAGGACTTGGCCAGGACGATCCGGACACCCAGATGACGGGGGCCGAGGGCCGCGTGTTCGCGGCTGGAGCCTTGCCCGTAGTTCTCGCCGCCGACAATGATCCCGACCTGGGCCTGCCTGGCCCGGACCACGAATTCCGGGTCCACGCGGTTGAAGATGTACTCGCTGATGGCCGGGAGGTTGGAGCGCAGGGCCGTGACCGCCGCGCCGCCGGGCAGGATGTGGTCCGTGGTGATGTTGTCCCCGAGAACGATGAGCACCTGGGCCCGGATCGTTTCGGACAGAGGCGGGAATTCCTCCAGGGGAACGATGTTCGGCCCGCGGAGGATTTCCACCCTCGCCGCCTCGTCGGCGGAATCCGGCGGCATGATGAACTGGCGGCGGATGGAGGGCACATCCCGAGGCAGAAGCGGCTTGTCCGGAGCCGGGCCCCAGGTGGAAGGGGCGGTGATTCGACCGTGCAGGGCGGCCTGGGCCGCGGTTGCCGGACCGACGAGATAGACCTGACCGTCCTGGGTGCCGCTGCGACCTTCGAAGTTGCGGTTGAAGGTCCGCAGGCTGACCCCTTCGGACGTGGGCGAGCCGCCCATGCCGATGCACGGTCCGCAGGCGCACTCCAGGAGCCGGGCCCCGCTGTCCAGCAGGGCGTCCAGCAGGCCTTCGCGGTTCAACAGCTTGAGAACCTGCTTGGAGCCGGGCGCGATGAGCAGGTCGGTGGTCCGTGCGGCATGCTTGTCTTGCAGCACCAGGGCCGCGGTCTTGAGATCCGTATAGGAGGAGTTGGTGCAGGAGCCGATGGCCACCTGATCCACGGGCAGTCCATCCAGCTCCCGGATAGGAACGACCAGGTCGGGCATGTGCGGTCTGGCGGCCATGGGTTCGATGGCGTCCAGGTCGATTTCAACGACACGATCATAGGCGGCGTCCGGGTCCGCGGCCAGCGGAGCGAAATCTTCGCCCCGCCCCATGCGTTCCAGGAAGTCGCGGGTCTGGTCGTCGCTGGGGAAGACCGAGGAGGTCGCACCCAGTTCCGCGCCCATGTTGGTGATGGTGGCCCGCTCCGGTACGGTCAGCGTGGCAACTCCTGGACCGGAGTACTCCAGGACCGCGCCGACGCCGCCCTTGACCGAGAGCAGCTGGAGCACGCGGAGAATGACGTCCTTGGCCCCGGCCCAGCCTTGCAGCCGACCGGTCAGATAGATCCGGAAGACCTTGGGCATGGGAATGACATAGGGCTCGCCGGCCATGGCCAGGGCCACGGACAGCCCTCCCGCGCCCATGGCCAGGGAGCCGACCCCCCCCGCCGTGGGGGTGTGGCTGTCCGAGCCGATCAGGGTCTTGCCGGGTTTGGCGAAGTTTTCCAGGTGCAGTTGGTGACAGATCCCGGTGCCGGGCGGGGAGAAAATGATTCCGTAGCGGGCGGCTACTGTCCGCAGAAACCGATGGTCGTCGGGGTTTTGAAAGCCCATTTGCAGCGTGTTGTGATCCACGTAGCTTACGGAAAGCTCTGTCCGGACCCGATCCAGCCCCATGGCCATCCATTGGAGGTAGGCCATGGTCCCGGTGGCGTCCTGGGTCAAGGTCTGGTCGATGCGCAGGGCGATTTCCGATCCGGGCGTCATGACGCCGGATACAAGGTGCTCGCCGATGATTTTCTGGGTCAGATTGCGTCCCATGGGGGTCCTCATGTCAGGGTTGAAGAGCGGCGTCAGGACGGGTGGCTTTGCTTTTCAGCGGCAAGTCCGAAGAGCCGAATGCGGTTGATCTTGTTGCGGCGGCAGTCGATTTCCACTTGCAGACGCAGTTTGTCCTGCTGCAATCGAAAAATCTCCTGAGAATAGACGACGCCCTCGGAAGGTTTTTCACTGAACAGCAGTTCCTTGAATCTTGCGGCGCAGGCGATTTGTTGGGCCGTGAAGTCGTCCAGCTCGGCCTCCAGGGCGGCAATGGCCTCAGCCTCAGAGCTTGACGCGGCGTTTGGTGCGTTGGATGGCATTGGGCGGAGCGTCTCCTCTCTCGCCCGACCCGGCCGGATGATTTCGTCCGGCGGGCCGGCTTGAATTGGTTGTGGCGCGTTCCGCCCGTTGTCCCGGTTGATGCTCGGGTCGTTGGCCCTGTTGTTGCTCGGGTCGTTTGGCGGACGCGGTGAGGACATGGTTGTAGAGGGTCCAGAATCCGGGCCACGTCCCGGTCAGCTCTCCTGGGCTGGTCAACTGGATGCCGGGGTGCTTGAAGGCGAGCATGGCCGCGGCCATGGCCCATGCGGCGTCCGGAGGCTCGAAGCGCGGATCGCCGCGTTCGGTTCCTCGCGGTACTGGCTGAAAAAACAGGGATGAGCCTTCCTGTCGCCACGTACGCCCGGA
This region of Desulfonatronum thiodismutans genomic DNA includes:
- a CDS encoding aconitate hydratase, which gives rise to MGRNLTQKIIGEHLVSGVMTPGSEIALRIDQTLTQDATGTMAYLQWMAMGLDRVRTELSVSYVDHNTLQMGFQNPDDHRFLRTVAARYGIIFSPPGTGICHQLHLENFAKPGKTLIGSDSHTPTAGGVGSLAMGAGGLSVALAMAGEPYVIPMPKVFRIYLTGRLQGWAGAKDVILRVLQLLSVKGGVGAVLEYSGPGVATLTVPERATITNMGAELGATSSVFPSDDQTRDFLERMGRGEDFAPLAADPDAAYDRVVEIDLDAIEPMAARPHMPDLVVPIRELDGLPVDQVAIGSCTNSSYTDLKTAALVLQDKHAARTTDLLIAPGSKQVLKLLNREGLLDALLDSGARLLECACGPCIGMGGSPTSEGVSLRTFNRNFEGRSGTQDGQVYLVGPATAAQAALHGRITAPSTWGPAPDKPLLPRDVPSIRRQFIMPPDSADEAARVEILRGPNIVPLEEFPPLSETIRAQVLIVLGDNITTDHILPGGAAVTALRSNLPAISEYIFNRVDPEFVVRARQAQVGIIVGGENYGQGSSREHAALGPRHLGVRIVLAKSFARIHKANLINFGILPLVFVDPADHDRMTQGQTVELTAANLFAGPETTLATQDGQAIPVRHDLTPKELEIIKFGGLLNQIKALKK
- a CDS encoding peptidylprolyl isomerase; translation: MLDAIRRNAQSWGVKVIFGIIILVFVFWGVGSFRSERGDVLAEIDGSPLFLEDFQRVYRQTLDNLRQENPNVSVDELERMDFRGQIFGQMVNAKLMEQEAARLGLNVSAQELRQAITAMQVFHDLKDRFDPAQYQAVLRAHNLTPAQFERDFRGDLVIQRLQDFIALPAAVSDQEVRDIFTFAQEEAVLEYLSFPWTTELDDFDVDEEAVEAHYQSQLNTFQVPARIQIAYLNISPSELADPTRVTQEEIEDFYTAMAHEYALPEQVRARHILISPEDGTEEAQEKAREELLEVLVRIQAGESFADMAREHSQDATAAQGGDLGWFGRGEMVPEFEDAAFALEPGQLSEPVRSPFGWHLILLEDLRESGVVPLEEVAATIRARLAEEHALERLPETLDLAMEQIIIGESLEKAAENLDLQLQTSEFFPMGQSPVGLDLSPEAVAVLFGLQDGAITQTPILMADGYLLAQRIDFEPQRVRPLEEVRERVVAQLRMEKAKEAARAKAEQALESITAEASEIPSELRTSAPFGRQGFIPGLGFHPNLGADAFGAPVGDWLLQVYEMQDAFIVARVQERIAPSEEQWIAEQDEWREALLQSRRREFMQAFVAELQSKAEIRILRQDVLRPAPR